The DNA sequence CAGCAAATGGTGACAAAGAACTTTGTTTACCCAATCAACATCAATCAACATGTACCTTAAGACACAACTGAAAATCAAAATTGTAAAAGACATTGAAAGAGTTATGCCACTATTACTAGTCCacgtaaattttaaaaaaaattattattaatttctttttctttacaaTTTTTAAGAGAAAAAGAATTAGCTGTTATTTATGGACTTAGCAACACAATTTTTtaatatacataaatatatacatattaaaaataaagttttcatcatttctaattttaaaaagtGAAATATATATCATAATTTAAACAAGCAATCTCAAAAAGTTCATGTTTCatctcttaggctatgtttggagcCGAATATGACGGAGCGGAGTGGAGCCGAATATGACGGAGCGGAGTGGAGCGGAATATGACGGAGCGGAGTGAAGCGGAACGGAATGGAATATAGATCACATTCCAttgtttgattaatttttttaaaatctttcaTTTCATCCCATACACCCCAAATTGGATGGAACAAAAAATAGAGAATTGGATGGAATAGGATGGAATTTATTCCATCatgttttattccattccattgattatttgcaaaaccaaacAATAGAACCACGTTAATTACCACTCCATTCCATCATATACCACCAATCCAAACATACCATAAACTTGCTTCCAAGACTCACATTCAATATACTTCCCTTTCACGAATCAATGCTTGCATTCTTTCCCAGTTCAAAACATGTGTTCAACCCACTTATGATGTTTCTGTTACATAGTATTCTAGAAAGGAACAAATCAAGATGACATAAGAAAATGTATAATTTCTACAAGCAACATAATAGATCAAAAAGGATAAGGAAATTTCACAAACATTGCCTTCAAGGAACATCATATCCAACACACATGATATATCTTAGTTAGCGTACGTTTTCCTTTGCTTGGAGTAACCAAATTCATATCCAAAACATTAACTTCATTTTATTTTCCACACTTCGTGTTAACTTTCCATGCTTTATTATTCAGCAATTTCTTTGGAAGTGTAACCAAATCCCACACGTAACTCACAAAGTAAAATTGAATAATCAATATAAATAAACTAGGAAAATACCTTTGACAAGTTCATATCATATTTTTCTAATTCCAGAAATTGAAAGCTTGAAACTTTACAAAATATGTCAACAAAAAGCTCATGGATGACTCTGAAATTCAGAGGTGTTGTTGATGTGATTCGCGCTAGCAGATTCCAACTAAGCCATGGTGGTGGATTCAAAAGAAACACTCCAATTGTGACAGTATCTAAGGTTGGAAATAGTTATTGGATGCAACCTGGTATACAATTCTTCAGCACCAAAAGAAACACAAGCACTCACGCAAATAGGTTAGATTTAAATATCATCTTCAAATCAAACGGTTGAATTTAAATGCTGAAATGTGTTTTCAACTTGTAATTGATCAGATTAAAGAATGATGAGGCTCAACCTGAAGCTCCGGATTCTAAAATTTTCGCCTTTACTTCATGGTATGTAAAACATGTATCTATATACATTTATGTAAGACAAACAAAATTGTTCTGATAAAACATAGCAACGTTTCACAAATTTGTTTCTTGTCATAAAATATGATAAACAATTGCATTCTTGTCATAAAATATGATAAACAATTGCAGGGTTAAATGGgttttgtgttctttactttcttTCATGCTACCTTTCTGGAGACAAAATTGGGCAAAACTACAAAGAATAGAAGGTATAGTCAAATATTTTACAAGACTGGATTAAtatcttaatttaaaaataaaaaaaagactaGATGAGAATTACGCatttgttataaaaatttgaaaattcagAAGAGGCAGAGTTTGTGATTGAAGAGGCTGAAAAAGTTGCAGAAGTAATAGAAAAAGTGGCTGAAGAAGCAGAGAAGGTAAGTGAAAACATAGCAGAAAAGCTTCCAGAGGATGCAAAGTTAAAGAAAGCAGCATTGGTTGTTGAAAATGTATCAAAACAAGTTGCCCATGATGCACAGATAACagaacagttcatacacaaggtaGCTTTCATTCCTATGAACATTAAAATGGGTAGAAAAACTCGTTCTTAAAGTgattaacattattaatttttgcttatatttgattaaaaaagtgATTGTGCTTAATTTTTGGATTATATAAAAACACAGATTGAAGAAGTTGCTGATGACATTGAAGATTTAGAATCATTTGTGGAACGAGTAATTGACAAGATCGTAAAGAAAAAAGATACTGGAAAGAACTGATTCCTgttaaattatataatatattatatgtacagaattaatttaattcaattgaTATGTAACGAATTTCACAATGGTATGAAAGTGTTGAATACATTTCAAAGCAATTATCTACGatgcaaataaaataaaataaattgcaagaaaataacaaCTGAAGAGAAAATAATATATCActcattaaaataataattaaattacacAATAAGAGAATAAAGGAATCATCGAACAAATCGATCCAAACAGAGCAAAATGTAGGTAAGGTTCACGATCCATagttaaaaactaaataaattaaattaaaaggtaAAATTAAATCTCTACATCATCAAAGCAGCAGCGAAAAGCACGACAGCGGCAGATCCGGCGACGGTGAATCTGTTCAAAGCGGCACTGTTCTGGGAAGGCGATGGTGCTTCAGATGGTGAAGAGATCGCTGATGGAGTGACAGCAGGAGTGGCGGCGGGAGAAAGAGGAGGAGATGGTGGAGAGTTGACGACGGAAGGAGAAGGGGAAGGAGCATTGTTCACAGGCACAGAAGGAGAAACCGCTGGAGACACAGCTGGAGACGGAGACTGAGAAGACTTAGGTGGAGATGCAACCGGCGATCTGGTCGGAGATGAGGCTGGAGCTTGAGCGACAGTGGAAGCAACCAACAATGTAGCCATAAGAATCAACACAGCGGTGTAGGAAGCCATAGATTAAGAGGTGAAGAAAGACGAAGGAAACGATTTGAGATATTGTAGAGGCGAAGACAATTGAACGACTGTGACTGTGGTGGGTGAAGGAAGTATTAGGGTTTGATGGGTATTTATATTACAAGTGTAACGGCTTGAAGACGCGTTTCTAGGGTGAGTCGTTTCCGCTTTCAAGGGTCCGCAACTAGGGTTGAAAATAGTGATTACTATTAAGTAGTCATAACTTAGTCACTGAATTATGGGATACAATCCAACCCTAAACATTCTACTAAGAAGATCAAACGGTTATAACGACTCATCCTAGAAACGCGTCAAGCACTAATTTCATAATGTAATTTTTAGAGagattcaaaatttaatttttctggtatataaattttattagacAAACgagtaatttgaatttgaataatttttaaagtaaagagatttataaattataaaaaaataagagaagTACCGAccgtataaaataatatatacgtttttttattgaataatagagtaaaattgttttatattgttaatgtatattttttaaacttataaattatatgttGTCGAAAATTATATTAAGAGAATTTCAAATATTActtaaaaattaagtttttaaaatcatttatattttgaatatatatatatatatatatatatatatatatattgttctggactgggccaaggctaggcccaacaccgctttcggcccaataagcctcagaggcccatgtatagttcatggccttccgacacgccttgctcggcaccaacaccgcgctcggcgttcattctcccccggacatcatccttgccgaggaccctgctccgcgcagggctccttcatatccaatcctccgaataactcggatcccacgtggctcctaaaagaccgcgtcttcccttggacttcggagcggttaaccaggacagagggcatacacgcacctccgatatttccgctcaggaaacctggcagtctcctagttgggcttgggaatccaacccaatagcgagatcatggcccagcgctgggggctatatataccctctttaactagagggtcaggtattcaattcttactcactcttagctagtacttgcgctcctttgctcgtcaacttactttggcattggagtaccttgcaggtacaccccccctcctcctccttcctagaagatccagtccgagcagcctacgacgatccttctgatcaggtacgatcagtggcgccgtctgtgggaaacttgcttccccatctttaagaacaaagatcaaagctaatcatctccaatcgtcatggctgacaacaacaacatcccaagcgctgaccctttcctccttcacgatctgatcgaggaatcctcccgcgagctagctaatCATCGTCGGGGGGATCGTCG is a window from the Vicia villosa cultivar HV-30 ecotype Madison, WI unplaced genomic scaffold, Vvil1.0 ctg.001217F_1_1, whole genome shotgun sequence genome containing:
- the LOC131634054 gene encoding uncharacterized protein LOC131634054 isoform X1 yields the protein MSTKSSWMTLKFRGVVDVIRASRFQLSHGGGFKRNTPIVTVSKVGNSYWMQPGIQFFSTKRNTSTHANRLKNDEAQPEAPDSKIFAFTSWVKWVLCSLLSFMLPFWRQNWAKLQRIEEEAEFVIEEAEKVAEVIEKVAEEAEKVSENIAEKLPEDAKLKKAALVVENVSKQVAHDAQITEQFIHKIEEVADDIEDLESFVERVIDKIVKKKDTGKN
- the LOC131634054 gene encoding uncharacterized protein LOC131634054 isoform X2 → MSTKSSWMTLKFRGVVDVIRASRFQLSHGGGFKRNTPIVTVSKVGNSYWMQPGIQFFSTKRNTSTHANRVKWVLCSLLSFMLPFWRQNWAKLQRIEEEAEFVIEEAEKVAEVIEKVAEEAEKVSENIAEKLPEDAKLKKAALVVENVSKQVAHDAQITEQFIHKIEEVADDIEDLESFVERVIDKIVKKKDTGKN
- the LOC131634055 gene encoding classical arabinogalactan protein 5-like yields the protein MASYTAVLILMATLLVASTVAQAPASSPTRSPVASPPKSSQSPSPAVSPAVSPSVPVNNAPSPSPSVVNSPPSPPLSPAATPAVTPSAISSPSEAPSPSQNSAALNRFTVAGSAAVVLFAAALMM